The region atatgtcCTTCACCTTCCGCATATTTAACTCCAGTAACGCATTTAACAACAGCGATATGTCCTAGATAATTACCCTTAACAACAAATTCATGCTTACCTTCTCCGATATTTTACTATTCAATTTACTCAGTATCACTTGGTTTAAACTGTCAAACACAAACTCATTTGACACCTTCAGCCTGGTCAAACTATTGTACAGAATTGCTACGTCCCGCACGTTGTACGTGTCCGAGTCAttgtttacacactaaAACATTATCATTAATTCAGTCgagaatataataatattttctaTACCTCTAATAAATAGTTGTAAAACTTCTTAttattcttcttcaggGTTGAAAATGATGAGAATATTAGCGATATATCGGTTGATGTGAATTTGTCAACCTTTTCGGACTTAGGTGTATTTGAATAGTTGGCCACTCTGTCGCAAATTTCATACATAAATTGATTccaaattaaattcatcTTAAGATTCCTTCTAGAAGCCTCTTGAATCTCCTTTCTCAGTTCCAAACACGACAGATTGCTCAATCGtttctacacattaattaataacGAATGAAagtaacaaatttaaactaagattaataaatatatcatTGTAATTAATTGATACAGAGGTTGGAGCTGAAAGAAACTTGGCTCTAATAGGAAAAAGATTAGgcatttattaaaactgtaaatgaatcattttaatcaacaagaatgaattaaaataaagtaaattttacagaaaataaataacaataagtTGCTAATGTGttttttgtaattatattgGTGTTATGGCTTATGTTTCAGCCTCAAATCAATGAAAAGATGTGAAAGGGTGTATGGATGTGTAAGGTCCCGGTTCGTGTGGCAAGAGTAAGTGGGTGTCAGATGGGGACCTCAAGTTCATCCTTGCGGAAGGGGCATAATCGTTGCAAGTGACGCCTAGCGGATGCGCGATAATTGCTAGTTGAAAACTACTCCAATTCCCGTCTGTCATTTTACTTTGACAGCAATTTTTGAGGCCCTCAGGGGCTAACAACCAAAATAATCaatcttttttatttattctttttatttatttttagctATTTTACCTGAATATATACCTTATAGTCTGTAAATTTGTAGGATGAACAGTGATTATGCTTATGTTTACAGGACGAATATTCCGGTCGAATTTGTTTTAGCCTTTTACAATATTGtagtattattttaatatatgttatttaattgtttgTCAAAAgtaatttataattgtacTTGATATATGGTGTATATCAGTGTGATATAAGTCTTAGGCTGACCTGAGGTAGCCCACCAACaatttagtatatattgatttataatCTAGTAATATTTGTAGAATAAGGGTGTTTTGTATAATAGCATAAATATAGaatgaataatataaatgattgGTACGTGAGCCCATCAAGAGATGAAGAATACGGAGATAGAGTACATTTGTTACACCAAACAAATGTATTGGACGAGTCACTTAATAATTTGACAGAATCGAGAGCgtaaattgataaatatgaatatatattagcaataaaaataatataaatggataatataatattaaataggGAAATATGTAATACATATGtgctaataataataaaatagagtACTAAATGAAACGAATCAAATCGGAGCAAACGTAATGTCAAAATTGTTGAACCAAAGAGACAGTATCATGAGAACGAAGCAGTTGGTAAGTTAAAATAGGAATATTGGTAAATGATGATGAATGAGGAGtgatatatataatagaagggaatagtaaaaaaaatacacgAGTTTTTGGaaattgatgaaaaatCAATAGGTGGGTGAAACGCAAGATATACATCACGAAGCGAGAGATTTAATCAGGTCAATTGGAAGATCGGAATTCTACACGAGAGTACTGCTCTACGTGACGATATTCATGTTGGTCATGGCAATAGTGATGATTCTAATTTATAAGCTTCTCAAGtgaattaataattttaaagaaataGTAATCGAACCTCTGTAATATAGTACACATTCTAATGTTGCCCACACCCtataaacatatacattaaCTAGAACATTTTATGCGTATCCGTAAGATAAATAGGTAGAAACATGGGAATTCAAAGACTAGAATGCGAATATGACCAATCGTACTCGGATAGGTTTACAACACACGGAGAATCGTACAAGAGCCAATACTACGTTCGCAGTATGTCGAAACTTGAATGTATGAAAAGAATACTAATGAAAacgataaaaaataaatggaagAACCTAAAAATAGATGATTCTGATCCAGGATCATACAAACTGGTGAAATCAATAAACTATGTTAAGGTAAGGTGGAGTTGAGTGATActttttatgttatttttatgttgGTTGCATATGCGTTGGTTTGAATCAAAATTGTAATATGATTAGggcaaatgtgtaatcaTTGGAACAGTGTTTAAGCATATGAAGTACCAGCCATCACCCTTGGAAGAATACACACaaaagtttaatttaatggTAAAAGTAAGTAATTTTAACGCTATTGTAGAAGGAAAAGAGAAATGAATACACCGACGATGAAGACTTTTTGTTTTTGGAAGACCATACGCAGAGGCTGATGTTAATTGGAGATTGCTTGAATCCACACGAATTTGTTTCAGGGCTGGTACAGAATAGATACATAATAGTGGGAGTTGTTGCGATAAATTGACTGTAATACAGAAGAAAATTgcattaatattattaataatagtaCTGGCAACAATAACAGATGGGTAACTGTTGGTTTAGGTTATCGCTGTAAGGGGATATATGAATGAACAGATGAAGTTTGTAACGGAAGACTACACACTTCCCGAGGTTCCAGATGAACTCAGTTTACAGGTGAATGATGAGGAAAAGTTCATCGCATTCACAAGTGGTTGGTATGTGAGTCCGACATGTGGTATTTAGGGCTAGAGTTGAGTGGCAGTGGGATAAATCACAACAGCCTAATGCTATTGCAAAATTTCATCCTCGGGGATAGGTGAGGGCTTTACCTTAAAGGGACTTTCAGTGAAAATGAGTTCAATAAGAAGCTGGTAAGACTGGTGGTGGCTGGGAATGGAATTGGAGAATGCAACGCGGAGTACGTTTTCCACTGAATGAAGTCGAGTAGATCGCTTAAAAACTCGGATATTTTCTATGCTCAATTGGCATCGTCGATAAACGTGGATCTAATGCCAGGTAACAGTGATGATATGGCTCAGCTTGTAACAATAAAGAGACAACTAAGGCTAATAACTAAATAGGCGAATTGGATCCTACGAATGGAAACCTGCCTCAACAGGTGATAAACCCAGTGCTGATGGAACACAGTAAAAGATATGGAACATTTAGATCAACGACAAACCCGTACTTCTTCTCTGTTGACGGAGTGAGTCAATAGAtttaatgtgtgtgtgtgtaggTGAGGTTTCTGGGAGTATCGGGACAGTCAGTGGCCAACATATGCAAATTCAGCCGTTTGTCGGAGATAGGTAGGCTTTAAATGGCGTGTAATGGCTGGTAGAGGCACTAAGGTTGGTGGCGAGGTCGAGGTGTATAGCGCCCACAGGCACCGACAGCCTCCCGTAAGTGATAGGCAAGCTTAGCTAATTTAAGATAAATTTGGAGATTCCACTGaatatagttatttacataaatattgGAATGTGATGGAGACTGATGATGGTTTTAACTCACTCGGTAATGCAGATGTCACTCTGAGCTGGACGTGTTCAACTTGACTGAGGATTCCGAGTACCCTCACGTGTTTTTCAGCGGAAATTGCAAAGAATTCGCAGCAGGAGAGGTGGAAAATGGGAACGGGACGAAGTTGCCGAGGTTGGTCTGCGTTCCCTCTTTCAAAAATGATCCCACTTTGGTACTGGTATCCCTATCCACCCTAAACGTGATCACCATAAAATTGtcttaatttgtttaaaatcgTGATAAAAATGGTATGTGTTTAGTCGGATTTCCGAGAATGGTTTAGACAAAGCTCAATTTTGTGTGCACTTTATGGCATTTGAGCTCAACGTTGAAATTGAAGTTTTAATGTAGATCATAACATTTCTGGTAGCTGATCATACTCATTCCTGACTTtttaagtgtaaaatatgtcTTTCTAAACCGTCGATTGGTTGCCAGAGCATCCTTTAGTCCTTTGCAGTCTTGTGACTCAAATAAGTTTCAAAGTAggttaatgtgtatgaagTACGCACTGTATAAGACCTGAAATATGTCTTTGAGTTACGAGAGGTACCAGGGCTGTAGTCCAGTCTACAGCGATTTTATCGGATACAAGGGCGACGTCATTTCGGACACGAACCTGAACTTTTCAGAAAATTCAAACGATTTATCAAACAAGGTAAGGAGTAGTCTTGGACATATGGCAGTTTTTACCGTTGTTGTTCAGTAAAAcatataatgtaatatttcGTTCATAGATAGTTTATATTCGTCTGCCTCATTCACTAGTTAGCCATTGTTTGTATCGTGTATCACCAGTTTACTTAAATCTTAGAAAGTATGCTTATGTTACTATGCAACGTATGCTAGATGCCATACAGACTTGTCTGGTGCTTGAATTGAGGTTTAATAAACGGCTGTAGGCATGTGAAGATGAAAGGCTGGCCGAGCTTGCAATGAACCTTGAGAGGGAACGCGAGACTTACTTGGAGGCAGTGGCAGTGCTGCACGAGCAGCTGCGCGAGTCGCACGCACAGTGCCAGCACCTGGTTGACTCCCACGCGGAGCTGACGCGGGAGCTGGAGGCCGAGGCCGACGACGGCTGGCAGGAGGCGAAGCTGTGGCAGAGGAAGTACCTGACCACCTGCAAGATACTCAAGTCCTCAGGAATTAAGGTTCCCGACGTCTCGAACCTGGCGACGGTCGACAGCGTCTCCATCGTCTCGAGCCCTAACATGGCCAACCTTACGGTCGTTCAGAACAGGGACGACAAGGCGGCGGCCCCTGAGCAGAACGCGTACGTTTCCGAGAACGTCTACGGCTCCGACAGTCAAATGACGAGCGCCGAAAACGCATACGGCTCCGCGGAGAACGTTTACGGCGTAAACGGCTCAGGCTCCGGGAAGAAGATCAAGACCATCGGGAAGACCGACGACCTGCCGCTCGAGAACTACGGGGGCACGTGGGTGTACACGCTGAGCGACAACTTCGAGGACCTCGAGAACCTCAACTTCCAGAACCTGCCAGTGTTCCCGATGGCTGGCGCAGGCGGCAAGAACAGGGACTGCCCGAAGAGCGTTTGGATAAACCTCAAGACCCCCAGGCGGTTCTCCTGCCAGCGAGTCGACTACGTGCGCGACAACTCCTACGAGCCGCTAAATAAGACTTTGGAATTGCTAAAATATGTAGActattgattttattaatattttatcacaTTTTGTTTTCATTGGCGTTAGCATAACTACACAACTGGTTGCGTAGGTGACGCGCTTAAATTAACCTTATGAGTATAGCCACGAGTATTATGTTAGCAggttattaattaatatagcTACATGATGACATAGTGTAATTTATAGCTTATTGAGGTAGTCTAAAGATATTGCTGCGACCTTGCTCCAAAACGCCTTTTGAAGGTTTATTGGCAACTGTGAGGAGAGCTTTGAAAAGTCACTTCGCAGCATGTCGCAGGCCCTTTTAATTGGCATCGGGTCTTCATTTCCGTAGATGTTCTTTGAAAAATAGTTCACTGCAGGATCCAGGAAGAACACGTTAACTGATACGCACACTTCGATACTACTCGGTGCATCCTGTTTAAAAGCGGAATTGGTGCTTCTATCATTAAGGCCGTGACTCATGTATTCTACAAAGACGTGTATGTGTGCATTGGTACCTTTAGACGATAGTGACTGCACTGCGTGTGACCAGGCTGGTGGAATGAATAGAATGTCCCCTGGACTTAACAGGACTTTAAGGGCTTCATCATAGGCCGATAATAAgtccttgttgt is a window of Theileria orientalis strain Shintoku DNA, chromosome 2, complete genome DNA encoding:
- a CDS encoding SNARE-interacting vesicle transport protein, whose product is MNNINDWYVSPSRDEEYGDRVHLLHQTNVLDESLNNLTESRAVLNETNQIGANVMSKLLNQRDSIMRTKQLVGETQDIHHEARDLIRSIGRSEFYTRVLLYVTIFMLVMAIVMILIYKLLK
- a CDS encoding DNA polymerase delta small subunit — protein: MGIQRLECEYDQSYSDRFTTHGESYKSQYYVRSMSKLECMKRILMKTIKNKWKNLKIDDSDPGSYKLVKSINYVKGKCVIIGTVFKHMKYQPSPLEEYTQKFNLMVKKEKRNEYTDDEDFLFLEDHTQRLMLIGDCLNPHEFVSGLVIAVRGYMNEQMKFVTEDYTLPEVPDELSLQVNDEEKFIAFTSGLELSGSGINHNSLMLLQNFILGDSENEFNKKLVRLVVAGNGIGECNAESLKNSDIFYAQLASSINVDLMPGNSELDPTNGNLPQQVINPVLMEHSKRYGTFRSTTNPYFFSVDGVRFLGVSGQSVANICKFSRLSEIEALRLVARSRCIAPTGTDSLPCHSELDVFNLTEDSEYPHVFFSGNCKEFAAGEVENGNGTKLPRLVCVPSFKNDPTLVLVSLSTLNVITIKLS